From one Pirellulales bacterium genomic stretch:
- a CDS encoding nucleotide exchange factor GrpE — protein MAENDIPRGAEDVDRQPDPTQSQQEGAGVGAQVADPLAESQSVRSRLAEAQDKLLRTQAELENYRKRARRELEDERRYAEINLLRDLLPIVDNVSRAIEAAEKKADAAKLLEGLKMMLQQFETVFPQHHAKLITAGAVVGEPFDPNRHEAILQQPSEEHPEHTVLGVTRPGLELHDRIVRPAQVIVSKRGEGREARD, from the coding sequence ATGGCAGAGAACGACATACCAAGAGGCGCCGAGGACGTTGATCGCCAGCCGGATCCGACGCAGAGCCAACAAGAGGGCGCCGGCGTGGGCGCTCAAGTCGCAGATCCGCTCGCCGAATCCCAGTCCGTGCGGTCGCGGCTGGCCGAAGCGCAAGACAAGCTGCTCCGCACTCAAGCGGAATTGGAAAACTATCGCAAGCGGGCGCGGCGCGAGCTGGAGGACGAGCGGCGCTATGCCGAGATCAATCTACTGCGTGATCTGTTGCCGATCGTCGATAACGTGAGCCGGGCGATCGAGGCGGCTGAAAAGAAGGCCGACGCCGCCAAATTGCTCGAAGGGCTCAAAATGATGCTGCAACAGTTCGAGACCGTTTTCCCCCAACACCATGCCAAGCTGATTACCGCCGGCGCCGTCGTTGGCGAGCCGTTCGACCCGAACCGTCATGAAGCGATCTTGCAGCAACCGAGCGAAGAGCACCCGGAGCACACCGTGCTCGGCGTCACTCGCCCCGGCCTCGAGCTGCACGATCGGATCGTCCGCCCCGCGCAGGTGATCGTTTCGAAAAGGGGCGAGGGGCGAGAGGCGAGGGACTAG